The genomic interval AAATGTGCACTTGTCACCGGAGGTACAAGAGGTTTGGGCAGAGGAATGGCAGAAGCATTATGTGAAGCAGGTGCAGAGGTTGTCATTCTTTCATCCAGCGATGAAGTTTTCAAAACCGCCCAGCAGTTGCGTGAAAAAGGCCATCGTATTCAAGGAATACAAGGAAATTTAATGAATCGCGATGAAATCAATGCGGTATTTGATAAAGCACTTGATCTGCTGCACGGAAAAATTGATATTTTAATCAATAATGCCGGTATCCAGCGCCGTAATCCATGCGAAGATTTTTCTTTAACTGATTGGGATGATGTCATAAATGTCAATTTAAATGCTGTTTTTCAACTTTGCCAACTTGCCGGTAGAAAAATGCTCGCACAAAAATCCGGAAAAATCATTAATGTAGCTTCTATGTTGAGTTTTTTCGGCGGCTATACCGTGCCGGCATATGCAGCAAGTAAAGGCGGTGTTGTACAATTGACCAAAGCATTGTCTAATGAGTGGGCGGGACAGGGTGTGCATGTGAACGCCATCGCCCCAGGTTATATGGCAACAGAGATGAATACAGCTTTAATGCAGGATGAGAAAAGAAATACCGAAATTTTAGCACGTATACCGATTGGTCGCTGGGGCACACCAGAAGATGTAAAAGGTCTTACTGTTTTTCTTGCCTCATCCGTTTCCGACTATATTAACGGCGCAGTCATTCCCATTGATGGTGGATACCTTGCAAAGTAAATCCGCCTAAAATTAAAAATACAGAAAAGAGGCTTTGCAAAATGAGCGAAGATTGTTTTTATTGCCAAAATGATCAAAACTTAAAAAATTTGATGATTGAACTATGTTCTTTAAAAACCTCCACCTTATATTTATTTAGAGAACAAACCTACCAAGGCCGATGTATTGTTGCTTATAAAGGGCATGTAAATGAATTATTTGAGTTATCGGAAACAGAACTGGAACTTTTTATGCAAGACGTTGCCAATGCCGCCCAGGCTGTAAAAAAAGCTTTTTCAGCCGATAAAATAAATTACGGCGCGTATTCAGATAAGCTCGCCCATCTTCACTTTCATATCGTTCCCAAATATAAAAATGCGCCGAATTGGGGCGGCACTTTTGAAATGATGCCTGCAAATAAGGTCTTGCTTGATGATGCAGCATATCAAAAAATCAGTGAAAAAATTCAGGCTTATTTAAAATAATTAAGGCAAACGTATCTATACCTGTTCCGCCAACATCCTAACCAATTACAAAAGACGAATTCTGAAGATAGAATAATCCATCCTATCTTAGAATTCGTCTTTATTATTTTCTCTGATGCCTGCCCTGCTCTAATATCTCGATGTCTACAAGCGGTGCGATTCTTTGCAGTTCTTACAGTATCTGCTCATGCTCCTTTAAAGTTATCGCAAAGACTCCTTCATTAAGCGAATAAATTCTATGGCAGCCTTAGATAGATAGCGGTTTTTGCAATAGGCGACAATGACCGTGCGGAACGGTTTTGAGGAAAGCGAGAAATAACAAGGATTTTTGTCGAGATTACTAGCACGAATCAACGTATCTGGTAGTAAAGCTGCTCCCATTCCAGCACCTACGAGTGCCTGCGCCACATTCATACTTTGCGTTTCGAGCAGAATTTTCGGCTTAAAATTTGCTTTATTGCATAAATCAAATAAAGTTTCATGAATTTTTTGACCTTGATCCATGAAAATAAAAGGCGTATCACTGATCTCTTCCAGCTTTATTTGAGGTGGATTTTGATAGTCTCCCGGTTGGCTGTGATGCTTAACACAAAGTGGATGACTCGGGGGCAAAGCAAGAAGCAGTTCTTCCTGAAATAGTTCTTCATAATCGAAGAGTTTTGTATTGATCGGTAAAAGTGATATTGAAAAATCCGTCAAACCACTTAATGCAAGAGACTCTAAACGAAGCGTCGTATCTTCCTTTAAAATAAGTTCCACCCCAGGAAACCGTTGTTCAAAGACAGGAATAATCTGCGCCATTAAATAGGTACTGCGGAACGGTGAACTGCCGATCGTCAAACGCCCACGACGCAAATTAGCAATATCATCTGCCTGTTTTGTAAATTGATCATTTAAATCTATTATTTTTTTCGCCATCTCGATATATAATTCACCAACATAGGTCAGCTTTAATGGTGTGCAGCTTCTGTCAAACAAGGAAAAGCCAATTTTATCTTCTAATTTTAGAATGAGTTGACTCAATGAGGGCTGTGAAATATAAAGCTTTTTGGCTGCCAAAGAGAAGCTTTTTTCTTCGCTTACTGTGAGAACATATTTTAAATGGCGATATTCCATTCGTTTATCGACTCCTTTGATTATATGAAAAATCCTATAATGATTATAAATTTTTTCATATTCGACTTATAACCAAGTATAAATTATACTTTAAATTGTGTAAAGGAATGTGCAACGCCGCGCATAAAAAACAGATTTTTCTTACTATTTATGAAGTGATTTATCATACAAAACACATCATCTAATACTATAAAATCCGGAGGAATTATTTTTTGATTATAAGGTCTTTAAAGCAATGGTCATAATAAATCTAATTGTCTTCCTAGCAGGAAAGTATAATACAGAAAGAGGTTGATATTGATGAATAAGGAAGAAGTCGTATCGCGTTTAACAGATACAATTGCTAAGGTTGTAGCGTATACAGGCAAAGTATTACCAGATGATGTGAAAAAAAAGTTGAAGGAACTTGGTAAAGAGGAAGATGCTCCACTTTCAAAAGTTATCTATGAAACGATGTTTAAAAATCAGGAGCTTGCCATAGAATTAAATCGACCAAGCTGCCAAGATACAGGAGCGATTCAATTTTTCATCAAGTGTGGTGCAAATTTTCCTTATATAAATGAAATAGAGGAATCCTTGCGTCAATCCGTGTTACAGGCTACCGAGGATGCTCCATTGCGTCATAATAGTGTAGAAACATTTGATGAATATAACACAGGTAAAAATATAGGAAAAGGTGTTCCAACATTATTTTGGGATATCATTCCAAATAATGACAAGCTTGAAATTGATACGTACATGGCCGGCGGCGGTTGCAGCTTACCCGGGAAAGCTATGGTGCTCATGCCCGGCGAAGGTTATGAGGGCGTAACACGTTTTGTCATGGATGTGATGACAAGTTACGGATTGAATGCTTGTCCGCCATTATTAGTCGGCGTTGGTATTGCAACATCGGTAGAAACCGCAGCTGTCCTTTCAAAAAAAGCTTTGATGCG from Massilibacillus massiliensis carries:
- the ttdA gene encoding L(+)-tartrate dehydratase subunit alpha; its protein translation is MNKEEVVSRLTDTIAKVVAYTGKVLPDDVKKKLKELGKEEDAPLSKVIYETMFKNQELAIELNRPSCQDTGAIQFFIKCGANFPYINEIEESLRQSVLQATEDAPLRHNSVETFDEYNTGKNIGKGVPTLFWDIIPNNDKLEIDTYMAGGGCSLPGKAMVLMPGEGYEGVTRFVMDVMTSYGLNACPPLLVGVGIATSVETAAVLSKKALMRPLGSHNPNARAASMEKLLENGINKIGLGPQGLTGKNSVLGVHIENTARHPSVIGVAVNVGCWSHRRGHVIFDRELNYTIDSHAEVDF
- a CDS encoding LysR family transcriptional regulator, translated to MEYRHLKYVLTVSEEKSFSLAAKKLYISQPSLSQLILKLEDKIGFSLFDRSCTPLKLTYVGELYIEMAKKIIDLNDQFTKQADDIANLRRGRLTIGSSPFRSTYLMAQIIPVFEQRFPGVELILKEDTTLRLESLALSGLTDFSISLLPINTKLFDYEELFQEELLLALPPSHPLCVKHHSQPGDYQNPPQIKLEEISDTPFIFMDQGQKIHETLFDLCNKANFKPKILLETQSMNVAQALVGAGMGAALLPDTLIRASNLDKNPCYFSLSSKPFRTVIVAYCKNRYLSKAAIEFIRLMKESLR
- the fabG gene encoding 3-oxoacyl-ACP reductase FabG — protein: MSFMEQFYLNGKCALVTGGTRGLGRGMAEALCEAGAEVVILSSSDEVFKTAQQLREKGHRIQGIQGNLMNRDEINAVFDKALDLLHGKIDILINNAGIQRRNPCEDFSLTDWDDVINVNLNAVFQLCQLAGRKMLAQKSGKIINVASMLSFFGGYTVPAYAASKGGVVQLTKALSNEWAGQGVHVNAIAPGYMATEMNTALMQDEKRNTEILARIPIGRWGTPEDVKGLTVFLASSVSDYINGAVIPIDGGYLAK
- a CDS encoding HIT family protein yields the protein MKNTEKRLCKMSEDCFYCQNDQNLKNLMIELCSLKTSTLYLFREQTYQGRCIVAYKGHVNELFELSETELELFMQDVANAAQAVKKAFSADKINYGAYSDKLAHLHFHIVPKYKNAPNWGGTFEMMPANKVLLDDAAYQKISEKIQAYLK